Within Gemmatimonadota bacterium, the genomic segment CCAATGGCTTCGAGCGAATCGGCGAGCCGCTCCAGAGAAAATAGTGCCCTGTCTTCGCCTTCTTCGATAAAAATTTGCCGCGATGTGGGTTCCCAAAAAATGGCATCGCCAATTATCCGGTCACCAAATTCGCGCTGCACCTGTTTTCGCACCAGGTCGGCCATATCTTCGGCGTTTATGTCTTTCGCTTTTTGAAGTGACCTGCGGATGCCATCTGCGAATTTGTATGCTTCTTGAAATGCGAATCCATGCTCGATTAAATAGTGCGCCAGCATACCCCGCAAAAATGGAATCCTTTTTTTGCCATCAACAATTGTCGCCATGGCAGTCTCCCACAAAACGCAGTTTTTTCAAAAATAACTGCTCATACTCGAACTTAGCGAACCTTTTGTATGGTGTCAAGTCTCTGTATTACGGCTCGCTAAAGAGGCTGACAACCGATACTCAAAATGCGAGGAATTTATGTCTGTACAACCAAATGTATTGTTGATTTCGACAGATCACTGGCCAGCACATCTTTTGGGTTGTGCTGGTCATCCTGTTATTCAGACGCCGACGCTGGATGAATTGGCGCGAAGTGGCGTGCGTTTTTCCAATTGTTATGCCGAATGTCCGGTGTGTATTCCGGCGCGGCGCACGTTGATGACGGGTACCACGCCGCGAACCCACGGGGATCGCGTGTTTAAAGAGACACTCGAAATGCCCGATATGCCAACTCTGGCACAGACCTTTCGCGATGCGGGATATCAGGCGTATGCCGTGGGCAAGTTGCATGTGTTTCCGCAGCGGGATCGCATTGGGTTTGACGATGTGATTTTAGATGAAGAGGGACGCACGCAGTACGGGGTTCTCGACGATTACGAGCTGTTTTTAGGCGATCAGGGCTATGCGGGCGAGCACTTTAATCACGGTATGAGCAATAACGAGTATAGTGTGGCACCCTGGCATTTGTCTGACGAAACCCATGCGACGAATTGGGCGACTCAAAATATGGCGAGATTTATTAAAAGGCGAGATCCCACGCGTCCATCGTTCTGGTTTATTTCCTATCGGCATCCACATCCACCGATTGTGCCGTTGCAGAAGTACCTGGATTTTTATCGGGATATGGAGATGGATACGCCGTTTATGGGCGATTGGGTTCGGTCTGGAGGTCTTCCCTATAGTCTCCAATCGATGACTGCGCGAGGAGATAAGCACAGTGCGGTTCAAATCGAGATGGCGCGGCGTGCGTTTTATGCCCTGTGTACCCATATTGACCACAGCCTGCGCGTGTTGATCGGCACGCTGAGGGAGGAGGGCTTGCTCGATAATACGGTTATTTGTTTTACGTCGGATCACGGCGATATGTTGGGCAATCACAATATGTTGGCGAAGCGGCTTTTCTACGAGGGTTCAGCCAATATTCCAATGATTTTGCTCGGTACTGCTGGCGATGAGCGGGTCGGGTTCAATCGCGTGGATGATCGCCTGGTGGGGTGGCAAGATGTGATGCCCACGTTGTTGGATCTGGCGGGGATAGATATTCCCGATACTGTGGAGGGAATGTCGATGGTTGGCGAGCAAGAGCGGGATTGGTTTTACGGCGAGGTTGGCGAAGATGCCCATGCGACGCGGATGATTTGCGATGGCCGCTACAAGTTGATTTACTATTCTGTGGGAAATTGTCGGCAGCTTTTTGATCTGGAAAACGATCCCTGTGAACTCGTGGATTTGTCGTCCGATCCGCGACACGCCGAGGCCCTGACGCGGTTGACAGCGCTCTTGATTGGCGCGCTTTACGGCGAGGATGAAGAATGGGTTGAGAATGGACAGTTGGTGGGTCTGCCAGACCAGCCATATCACTCCGGTCCCAACCGGGGGCTGACCAGCCAGCGCGGACAGCACTGGCCTCCGCCACCAAAATCCGATATGCCTCAGATTCAATGGCATGCATGAGAAGGAGGAATTATGCCATCGCGATTGTTTAATTCACATCCAGATCACGGGATTCGCGTGCCAGGTGAGGTGATAGAAGCTTATGTGCGTGCGCTCTTTCTCGCTGTGGGTACGTCCGAAGAACACGCGCAGCATATGGCGGTTACGTTGACGGCAAATGATTTGCGCTGTGTGTTCAGTCACGGTACGCGGCAGGTGCGCGACTATATATTGCAAATGAAGAATGGGCATACCAATCCGCGGCCCAATGTGACGGTGGTGTCCGAATCAGAGGCGACGGCTATACTGGATGGGGATGGTGGGTTGGGGTATTTCCCATCGCATCGGGGAACGGAGATGGCGATTGAAAAGGCGTTAAAAGTGGGTGTGAGTACTGTGACGACGCGCAATCACTTCCACTTTGGGGCAGCGGGCAATTATTCCCGTATGGCGCTTGCCAGCGATTGTATTGGGATGGCGCTGTCTTCGCATCGCTATCGCCCGCGTCCAGATGCGACGGTTATGAGTGCGTCGGGCGGGTCGCCGATTAGTATTGCCGTGCCCACTGGTGAACAGCCTCCTCTGGTTATGGATATGGCGGCGAACTTTATTCCATATAGTGAAGAATCATTCGAGGAGTTTCCCGCGGCAGTTTTTAAGGGGTTGGGATTGGCGGCTGTGCTACAGGCGATGGGGGGGATTTTGGCTGGTATCTGGAATGAGGGGTATGAGTTTACAGGTGAAGGCAAAGGTGCAACACCACATCAAGGTGCGTTTATTGCGGTGTTTGATGTGAGGCGATTTGCCGATGTGGAGATGTTTAAGCGGGAGATGGATCGCTATGTCGGCGAGGCGCGCGCCACAAAACCTCTGCCGGGGCACGATCGCGCCGAGTTGGCCGGCGGCATGGAATGGCAATGGGAAAAAGAACACCGAGAGATCGGTATTCCCATGACTGATGATCACCGCGATCTGCTGGAGAAAGTGGGCGATGGTGTCGGGGTTTCGTCACCGTTTGGCGGATTTGAAGGGTCGCGGTTTTAAAAAATAAAAGCACGAATAGACGAATAGACGAACCCCGCTCCACCACCCAAAGTCATTACGAGCTTCGATTCGTAGATTCGTAGATTCGTACAAAGGAGCAACGGATGAGCGATAGACCGAATATTCTTTTTCTTTTTGCCGATCAGATGCACGCTTTTGCGATGGGGTGTATGGGTACGGAGGATATTCATACGCCGAATCTGGATAAGTTGGCGCGAGAAGGGGTTTTGTTTCGCAATTGTTATTCCAATGCGCCGGTTTGTACGCCGTTTCGCGCGACGCTGATTTCGGGGCAGTATGGATCGCAGACAGATACGTTGCGCAATGGGCGGTATATTCCCGAGGGGACGCGCACACTGGCGGGTGCGCTTAATGATGCGGGGTATCGAACCGGTTGGGTGGGCAAGTGGCATTTGGGCGCAACGGGTAATGTGTGGATACCACCTGAGTTGCGGGCGGATTTTACGGAGTTTATCGGGTATCAGTGTTATAACGATTTTTTGCACAGTGTGAAATTTTACGATGAGGCGGGTGATGAGCATTGGTACGATCATCACAGAACAGATGTGACGAGTGATATTGCGATTGAGCGCATGGAGAAGATGGCGGAAGACGCGCCTTTCGCGCTGTTTGTGTCCTATCAGAATCCGCACTATCCCGAGCAACCGGGGTACGAATACGACGAGATGTATTGGGGCGTGACTCTTGCGCGACGTCCAAATTGCGTGGAGGTTGATCCCTATACGAGGACACACAGTCCGCCGAGTCCCAAACCGCAGGAGAATGATCCGATTTATCAGCGCTATGGCAATGATCTCGATGAATATCTGCGCGCGTATTACGCGATGGTGACGCAGTTGGATGCAAATGTGGGGCGGATGATGGATGCGCTGGATCGCATGGGGTTGCGGGATAATACGGTGGTGATGTTTACGTCGGATCACGGGGATTTGCAGGGTAGCCACGGAGAGACGAATAAGGGTAAGGCGTGGGAGGAGTCGAGTCGCATTCCCCTGATTGTTCGCGCTCCGGGGGGCGCGGCAGGTGCGGTGGTGGATGATCTGGTGTCTGGTGTGGATTTTTTTGCGACGTGTGTAGATTATGCGGGGCAACCTTCCGTTCCTTCGGTTGAGGGCGATAGTTTCGCGCCTGTGGTGAGCGATCCTTCGCATACCTTAGACCGACCGGTGTTTTCAGAGATGCAGCCCTGGTGTATGGTGCGTGAAGGAGCGTTTAAGCTGGTGGTGGAGAAAGAGGGTTTTGAGGCAACACATCTGTTCGATTTGGAAAGTGATCCCTATGAGATGAATAATCTGTTGGGCGATCCCGCAAATGCCGAGAAACAGGCGCATTTGTACGATGTGTTGCAAAATTGGTACAGGCGCGTGAAGAGGTGATTGGGGAGCGTGGTGGGGATGGTGGGAAAAGCAAATGGAGGACCGGCGTGGAGAGATCAAATAGTAAAGGTCCAGATTTGAAATTCTGGGAGTACTTTTCGACCTACAAATACACTATTCTCGCCCTTTCAGTGGTTTTTCTTTTTTTTGCAATGCCATTGTTAGACCGCGCAGGACAGGATTTTGCACGGTTTCTCTTCTTAATGCTCCTGGCCACAGTGCTCTGGACTTTAGGCCTTCCCAGATGGTTATTGACGTTGTGTTTGGTGCCCGGACTTATGGGATTTGGCTTTCATTTACTTATCCACAATATTGATCTCTCTGGGGCAGTATTCAGAGTGTTTGAGATGGCAAAAATGGGTACTTATACCCTGTTTTACGGGATATGCCTTTTGATCTTTTTGCACCGGATTTTCTCTGAGACGACGGTTACTATAGATTCTATTCAAGGGGGAATAGCCATTTATTTTTTAAGCGGCGTGTTGTGGGCATTTCTTTATCAAACTCTGTTATTATTTGATCCAGATGCGATTTTGTTTTCGGATCACGTCCTGGGTGCGTTTTCAGATCTAATTTATTTTTCTTTTATAACAATGACCACTCTGGGCTATGGGGATATAATGCCTATAAGCCGGATGGCGAAAAATCTGGCTGTTTTGGAAGCTGTTTGGGGACAAACCTATTTGGCGGTGCTGGTTGCTCGCCTGGTGGGGCTGCATTTAAGTGGCAGCGGTCGATTCAATTGAGGATGGTGTTTGGGCAAAAAAGTCGGGGATATCGACGGGTTCACCCAGAGACAGATTCATGAGCATGTCGTGCATGCAGAATGCGGATTCGTTTTGGGCGGGTGCAATGTGACGGTGTGTGCCATCGGGGAGTATTTCGCGCGATTTGACATTGTCGGCAAAGCATGTGCTGAGGAGTTCTGATTTTATTCGCGTAATCAAATCCGGATCTTCGATGGGGCAAAGCGTTTCTACGCGGCGGCGCAAATTTCGAGGCATCCAATCCGCACTGCCGATGTACACATCGGGATTCCCGTCATTTTCAAAGTAATAGACGCGGCTGTGTTCCAGAAAACGCCCGATGATGCTGCGTACTCTGATGTTGTCGCTTATACCGGGAACTCCCGCACGCAGACAGCATATACCGCGTACAATCAGGTCAATTTGCACACCGTTTTGCGATGCGCGATATAACGCGCGGATCACTTTGGGGTCTTGAAGTGAATTCATTTTCGCGACAATGCGGGCTGTGCGTCCTTTGCGTGCATGGTGGATTTCGCGGTCGATTTTTTGAAGGATGGAATCGAGCATGGTAGAGGGCGCAATGAGAAATTTGCTGACCTGGGGATGCGCAGATTGCGTGGTGAGCAGGTTGAAAACTTCCGCCACATCATTTGTGATGTCTTCGCGTGCTGTGAACAATCCCAGGTCCGTATAAAGCCGGGCTGTTGAGGGGTTGTAATTGCCCGTGCCGATGTGGGCATAGCGCCGCAGGCCATTGTTGGATTCGCGTCTGACCAGCAGGGAGAGTTTGCAATGCGTTTTAAGGCCCACAACCCCATATACGACACATACGCCCGCATCCTGAAGGCGCCGCGCCCATCGAATATTGGATGCTTCGTCAAATCGCGCTTTGAGTTCAACTACCACTGTGACTTCTTTGCCCGCCTCTGCTGCGCGAATCAGTGCATCGATAACGGGTGAATCTTCGCTGGTGCGATAGAGCGTCTGTTTGATGGCCAGTACATCGGGGTCGGTTGCTGCTGAATTGACGAACTGAACAACGGGTGTAAAGGCATCGTAGGGGTGGTGGAGCAGTATATCTTTTTGTTTGATCTGGTCGAAGAGGGTATCGACTTCCTCATACGTCTGGTCGGGCGGGTGATAGGGTGAATATTTCAAATCGGGTCTGGGGGTCGCGCTATAGAGTCCCATCAAACGGTTGAGATTCACTGGCCCGTTGACTTGATAGATCTGGTTGTCTTTGAGACTGTATGTCGATTGTAAGCGCTTGACAAGTGCCCGGCTGGCATCGGCTTCGATTTCGAGGCGGACCGTGTCGCCTTTGCGCCGATTTTGTAACTCGTCTTCAATGGCGAGTAACAAGTCGTCGATTGCTTCTTCGTCCAGGTAGAGATCGCTGTTTCGGGTGATGCGAAAAGCAGCCGAGTCGAGAATTTGATATCCCCGGAAAAGTTCGGGAATATGTGCCTGGACAATGTCGGCGAGGAAGACAAAGTCGATGCGCTGGCTGTCTTCTTCTCGGGGCAAGCGAATCAGACGCGGCAACAGGCGAGGAACCTGTACGACGCCGAGCAGTGTTTCACCTTCGCGGTTTTTGAGCAAGAGGGCGATGCAGAGGGCTTTGTTGATCAAGCGCGGCAATGGGTGTGCGGGGCTGATGGTGAGTGGGGTTAAAACCGGGTAGAGTTCTGCGTGGCAATAGTCGTCGAGGAAGGATTTTTCGCGATCTGAAAGCGTGCTGATGGTGCGAATGTGAACATCTGCATCGCGCAATGCTGGGAGGAGTTCGTCATTCCAGCAGGCGTATTGTTCATCGACCATGCGATGGGCTTCTTTTGATATGGCCGAAAATTGTTCTTCGGGCAAGAGGCCATCGGGTCCGTAATCGGAAATGCCCGCTTCTACTTGCTGGAGCAGTCCCGCTACGCGTACTTCAAAAAATTCGTCGAGGTTGTTGGCTACAATGCCCAGGAATTTGACCCGTTCCAGCAGGGGATTTTCAGGGGTACGGGCTTCTTGTAATACGCGCTGATTAAAACGCAGCCATGAAAGTTCTCTGTTAAAATAGAGACTGGTATCTCCGAGGTCCATAACACACTCCGGGGGAAGATGCGGCGGAATGGCGTTAAAGGTCCGGTAGTATAATGCGATTTGGGGCAGATTGTCAAATGAAAACAGCAATCCTTAAGGTCGGGTGGGCATAAATCCATCCGACCTTTTCTTTTGAGAAGAGAGTTAGTGGAAAGAATTCCTGAAGAAAGGATGAAATGGCGCATTTGTAACACAAATGTCACAATCTTGTGACCAAAGCGTGACCGTTTTGGAGGCGATTTGTAACACTGTAGCGATATCTTATCGCGGAGGACGTCGTTTATCCACCAATTCGGAGGGAGAGCACATGGGCATTTGTAAAGCAATTTGGGGAATACTGTTGTGTTTGGGGTTTGTTTTGGCGGGACAAGGTGAAGCTGTAGATACCAGGCTTCAGGGTGTTATGTTTGCCGATTATTATATCGTCAGAGGAAATGGAGAAGAAGAGAATGGCTTTCGGTTTCGACGCATTTATCTCACCCATGACCTGAAGTGGAGTGATGCTTTTTCTGGACGGGTTCGGCTGGAAGCCAGGGATGCGGGATTTAATAGTGAGAAAAAAATAGAACCTTTTGTAAAGCACGCGTATTTGCGCTATCGCAAAAATGGTCATGCGCTCTATATGGGGCTGTCGGGTACGCCAACATGGAACGTATCGGAGTCTGTTTGGGGTTATCGCTCGGTCGAGAAGACCCTCATGGATAGAAAAAAAGTTGCCTCTTCGGCTGATATAGGTATTGCATATCGCGCGCGATTGGATGAAGCGGGAAAGATGAATGCCCAGATTATGCTGGCCAATGGTAGCGGACAGCAGTCCGAGTCAGATCACTACAAGAAAGTTTACGGTCTGTTGCATTTTGAGCCTGGTACCCTGAATGTGACGACTTATGTAGATTGGGAAAAACGCGCAGGCAATCGAGATCGCACGACTTTTGCTACGTTTATCGGGTTAAAAAAGAAAAATTTCCACGGTGGTTTGGAAGCCTTTATGCAATGGCGCAACCATACCGCACAGATACGGGGGCTTTCACTGTTCGGCGCAGGACAGTTTAGCGAGAAGATAAAGGTGTTTGCTCGCAGCGATTTCTTTGATCCAGACAATAAGTCTGACGACGATGGGGAATATTGCTTTCTCGGAGGGCTTGACATTGAACCGGTAAAGGATATTCACATCATGCCCAATGTGATGGCCACAAATTTTCAGGCTCCAGATGTAGATATTGAGGTGATTCCCCGGCTGACGCTATATGTTAAGTTTTGAGTACAGGTTATCACATAAATGTCGTGTTTTTGTCACATGTGTAACGCGATGCAGGTTTATTTTTTGTATGCTATCACACTACCCAAGGGAGATTGAATGACCAGATTTATTTGTATGATCGCATGTGTGGCTGTTTTGACACAGGCTGCGGCTCAGGCACAGCAGGATTCGCCTGTTTCCGCGTATCAAAAAGTGAGTGGGATTTCCGGAAGTGCCAATAGCATTGGGTCAGATACGATGAATAATTTGATGACGCTGTGGCTGGAGGGGTTCCGCAAGTACTATCCCAATGTAACAATTCAGGTTGAGGGCAAGGGGTCGAGTACTGCGCCTCCCGCACTGATCGAAGGCACCGCGCAATTCGGGCCTATGTCGCGTCCGATGAAGGCTTCGGAAATTGACAAATTTGAAAAGCATTTTGGGTATCCACCAACATTGTTGCGCGCCTCGCTGGATGCACTGGCTATTTTTGTCAATAAGGACAACCCGATTAATGGGTTGACTTTGCAGCAGGTAGATGCGATTTTTTCGAAGACGCGACGCGGTGAGTATAAGGAAAATGTTACGAGGTGGGGGCAGTTGGGTTTGGGGGGCGATTGGAAAAATGCCGCATTCAGCCTTTACGGTCGCAATTCGGCGTCGGGTACTTATGGGTTTTTCAAAGATCACGCGTTGTTTAAGGGCGATTTTAAGGATGAAGTAAAAGAGCAACCGGGGTCTGCTTCGGTTGTGCAGGGTGTGGCCGAAGACAGGTACAGCATGGGTTATAGTGGCATTGGTTACAAGACCTCTGGCGTGCGTGTCGTACCTCTGGCGCTGGAAATTGGCGAACCCTTTAGAGAGGGTACGATAGAAAATGTGATAGATGGATCTTATCCTCTGGGGCGTTTTTTGTATTTGTACATCAACAAGGCACCCAATAAACCCCTCGATCCGCTCGTGAGAGAATTTTGTAAGTTCATTTTCTCCAAAGAAGGGCAAGAGATTGTGGTAAAAGATGGTTATATGCCCGTGCCCTATCAGGTGGTTAAAGAAGAACTCGAGAAGTTACAATTACCCACCCTGAACCCCTGACTCCCTGCGGTGAGACGTTAGAGAGCTACCCAGCCCCTATTTCTCCAGTCCCTGTTCTTTCACTTCTAACCTCTTACGTCTCACCTTTATTATGTCTCTTTCCTCAGAACCAACGTCAAAGCGACAATTGCCCGGTATTACGCCAGGCGCGCGCCTGATGGATCGCACTGGGCGGTGGATAATCACTGCTGGCGGCATCGGGGTGATCCTATCGGTGTTGGGTATTTTTCTTTTTGTGTTGATGGCGTCCTATCCCCTGTTTTTGAAGCCGAGTGTGTCCAGGGTGCATACCTTTGATTTTTCGCACCGTCAGCCCGTCCTGTGTACGGGGGTTGATCCCTATCGGGCGGTGATGTTTGTCGTACATGAAGAGGGGATTGATTTTGTGGATATGACTACAAAGGCGGTGACAAAGTCTGTGTATCCCCCCGAATTACAGGGACGGCGTATTCGGGCAGCTTATCGCGCTCTGGATAACACGCATGTTGGCCTGGGTCTGGACGACGGTACAATGCTGGGCTGCCGCGTGAATTTTGCCGTGGATTACGACGCGGATGGCAAGCAGATTGTGACGCCGTCTTTTTTTGTTGAGTCGGTGATGGACCTGACCGATGAGGCTCTTGTGCATCTCGTATTTCGGCACGATGGAAAATCCCGGGGCACAGTACTTGGCATTGCGGATTCCGGGCAACTCGTTTTGGGAGTTTCCGAAACACAGCGCGGTCTTTTGAGCGGTGGCAAAACGACGATTCGCACATATGATTTGACCGCTGAGATTAAAGGGCGCGCCAGGGTGGGTGCTGTGGCAAAATCGGGACGCTATGTTCTGGTGGGCACAGACCGCGGTGAAGTGTTTCGATGGGAAATTGGACGGGCGAGTTCCAGGCCCAGGCTGTTGGATTATTTTCGGGCTTCCGATCAGGGGGTGACTGCGCTGGATTTTGTGCTGGGTGATGTGTCGCTTGTCGTGGGCGATGTGGGTGGTCGTGTGTCTGTCTGGATGCCCGTCAGAACGAGCGAGGGCGACAATAAAAGGGTGTTCAAAAGGATCCATACTTTGCAGTCTCATCCGGCGGCGGTGACTGCACTGGCGTCGTCTGCTCGCGACAAACAGTTTTTATCGGGCGATGTGTCGGGGGTGGTTGCGTTACATCACATGACATCGGAACAGACGTTTTTTCAATTGCCCGGTGAGGGTGCCATCCAAACTCTGTCTTTTGCGCCAAAAGCAAATGGTTTTTTGACTGCGAGCAAGTCGGGGCAGGTGACGGATTTCGACCTTCAAAATCCACATCCCGAAGTGACGTTACAAACGCTTTTTGGCAAGGTGTGGTACGAGGGATATACGGAGCCTCAATACGTGTGGCAATCCACGGGTGGATCGGATGATTTTGAGCCTAAGCTGAGTATTGTGCCTTTGATATTTGGTACCTTTAAGGGTACGCTTTACGCGATGTTATTCGCGTTGCCTCTGGCTGTTCTTGCAGCGATTTACACATCGGAATTTGCCTCTCCCAACGTGCGTAGTTTAGTCAAACCCGTGGTGGAGTTGATGGCCTCACTTCCCAGTGTGATTCTGGGCTTTTTAGCTGGTTTGTGGTTGGCTCCTCTGCTGGAGACGAGGATCGTCGGTGCGCTGTTGTTGTTGCCCTGTGTGCCCATTGTCGTGGTGATATGCGCGTGGGCGTGGGGGCAGGTGTCCGAAGATTTTGTACGCAGAGTACCGGATCACTGGATTTTAACTTTGTTGGCTGGTATCGCGTTGTTCGCGCTCTATCTGTCGTTCGCGCTCGGTCCGGTAGCCGAGTCGCTTTTGTTTGGCGGCAATTTTCAAGGCTGGTTGCTCGGCACAACGGGTACGCGCTACGATCAGCGCAATTGTCTGGTGGTGGGCTTTGCGATGGGATTTGCCGTGGTACCCATTATTTACACGATCTGCGAGGATGCTCTGTCGAGTGTGCCGCAGCATCTGCGCGCCGGGTCACTCGCGCTTGGCGCAACGCCCTGGCAGACGGCTATTCGCGTGGTGTTGCCCACGGCGAGCCCGGGCATTTTTTCCGCGACTATGATCGGTTTCGGCCGCGCTGTGGGCGAAACGATGATTGTGTTGATGGCTACGGGCAATACGCCGATTCTGGATTGGACCATTTTTAATGGCATGCGCACGATGTCGGCCAATATCGCTGTGGAGATTCCCGAAGCACCCCATGAAGGTACGCTTTATCGCGTGTTGTTTTTGACAGGGGTTTTGCTGGCGGCGATTACTTTTTTGGTGAATACGCTGGCAGAAGTGGTGCGGCAGCATTTGCGCGAGAAGTATAGCAGGATTTGATGTTCTGGAGATGGATGTGAAAAATTTTTGGAAAACAGGTGTGCCATTTGTCTGGTTGACCGGCAGTGCGCTGGCGCTTTGTTTGCTCATGATTACAGGGCTGATCGCGCTGGTTATGTACAATGGCACTGGATTTTTTTGGCCCTCGGATATCGAAGCAGTGGTATTCAGAGATGGTCGGCAGGCGATGGGGCAGCGGTGGGATAAGCAGGAGATTCCCGCGTCGCACCGAACGGGATCCGGGCAATTTCGCATTCAGCTCAAAGTGGGCAATCGCGATGTGTATGGCAGCGATTTTCAATGGATAGATGTATCGGATATTCAATCGACGGATTATCCCGTAGATGCGGTGGTTTTTGAGCGGCGCGAGTGGGGCAATTTTTACGGGTTTATCGAAGCGCTGTACGAAGGTGAAACCCAGGTGTCGAATACATGGGATGTGCTGCAAGCACAATTGGATAATACCCGGGAACGTCACGAACAGATTCGGCAAATTGAAAAAGATGCGATTGGCGACTTAAATCGGCAAATTGAAAGCCTGCGCCTGAAAAAACGCGAGATAGAATTGGGTGATGGAAATGCCGATGAAATTGGCGCGATTGATCGAGAGAGCAGGTCCTATTGGGAAGCTTATGAACAATTGGCCGACCAATTGGCGCAGTTGCGAGCGGCCAACGAGGTTTACCGCATAGATGTGCGGTTAATTGGCGGTGAGGTGCGACAGATTGCCACGGCCGATATCGTGCGCGCCTATCGTCCCAACCGACTGGGCATTTTGGGAAAAACGAGCGTTTATTTTTCGCGCGTCGCGGAATTTTTATTTGATGAACCCCGCGAGTCCAATACAGAAGGCGGGGTATTTCCCGCGATCTTTGGCACTGTTATGATGGTTTTTTTAATGAGTTTGGCGGCTGTGCCATTTGGCATCTTAGCCGCGCTCTATTTGCGCGAATACGCCGGGCAGGGTATCTTAGTTAGAGTGATTCGCATTGCGGTTAATAATCTGGCGGGTGTACCTTCTATTGTTTTTGGGATGTTTGGGCTGGGATTCTTTGTTTATGGCATTGGCGGAAGTATCGATCAGTTCTTTTTTTCTGAATCATTGCCCACGCCTACATTTGGTACTGGTGGCATTTTGTGGGCGTCGTTGACTCTGGCATTGCTGACAGTGCCGGTGATGATTGTTTCAGCCGAAGAAGCGCTTTCTGCCGTGCCGAGTGATGTACGTGCCGGGTCGCTGGCACTGGGGGCGACCAAATTGCAAACTATTTTGCGCGTGGTTTTGCCCGGTGCGTTGCCGGGTATTCTCACGGGGATTATTCTCGTGATTGCACGCGGTGCTGGCGAGGTGGCTCCGCTGATGATTACTGGCGTTGTGAAATTGGCTCCTGCGTTGCCCGTAGATGGTATTTGGCCCTTTTTTCACCTGGAACGCAAGTTTATGCATCTGGGTTTTCACATTTACGATGTGGGTTTCCAGTCGCCCAATGTCGAGGCGGCTCGCCCCATGGTATATACGACGACTTTATTGCTGATGGGGATTGTACTGGCTCTGAATCTGGTGGCAATTCTGGTTCGCAATCGGCTTCGCAGGCGCGTTGGTGGTGCGACGTTTTAAACAGGTGATGGAAAGGAATCTCAATGGCTGAAGCAGTACTTGCAAATACACGGTCCGAAGCAATTGTTCCAGATA encodes:
- a CDS encoding sulfatase-like hydrolase/transferase, giving the protein MSVQPNVLLISTDHWPAHLLGCAGHPVIQTPTLDELARSGVRFSNCYAECPVCIPARRTLMTGTTPRTHGDRVFKETLEMPDMPTLAQTFRDAGYQAYAVGKLHVFPQRDRIGFDDVILDEEGRTQYGVLDDYELFLGDQGYAGEHFNHGMSNNEYSVAPWHLSDETHATNWATQNMARFIKRRDPTRPSFWFISYRHPHPPIVPLQKYLDFYRDMEMDTPFMGDWVRSGGLPYSLQSMTARGDKHSAVQIEMARRAFYALCTHIDHSLRVLIGTLREEGLLDNTVICFTSDHGDMLGNHNMLAKRLFYEGSANIPMILLGTAGDERVGFNRVDDRLVGWQDVMPTLLDLAGIDIPDTVEGMSMVGEQERDWFYGEVGEDAHATRMICDGRYKLIYYSVGNCRQLFDLENDPCELVDLSSDPRHAEALTRLTALLIGALYGEDEEWVENGQLVGLPDQPYHSGPNRGLTSQRGQHWPPPPKSDMPQIQWHA
- a CDS encoding Ldh family oxidoreductase; protein product: MPSRLFNSHPDHGIRVPGEVIEAYVRALFLAVGTSEEHAQHMAVTLTANDLRCVFSHGTRQVRDYILQMKNGHTNPRPNVTVVSESEATAILDGDGGLGYFPSHRGTEMAIEKALKVGVSTVTTRNHFHFGAAGNYSRMALASDCIGMALSSHRYRPRPDATVMSASGGSPISIAVPTGEQPPLVMDMAANFIPYSEESFEEFPAAVFKGLGLAAVLQAMGGILAGIWNEGYEFTGEGKGATPHQGAFIAVFDVRRFADVEMFKREMDRYVGEARATKPLPGHDRAELAGGMEWQWEKEHREIGIPMTDDHRDLLEKVGDGVGVSSPFGGFEGSRF
- a CDS encoding sulfatase-like hydrolase/transferase gives rise to the protein MSDRPNILFLFADQMHAFAMGCMGTEDIHTPNLDKLAREGVLFRNCYSNAPVCTPFRATLISGQYGSQTDTLRNGRYIPEGTRTLAGALNDAGYRTGWVGKWHLGATGNVWIPPELRADFTEFIGYQCYNDFLHSVKFYDEAGDEHWYDHHRTDVTSDIAIERMEKMAEDAPFALFVSYQNPHYPEQPGYEYDEMYWGVTLARRPNCVEVDPYTRTHSPPSPKPQENDPIYQRYGNDLDEYLRAYYAMVTQLDANVGRMMDALDRMGLRDNTVVMFTSDHGDLQGSHGETNKGKAWEESSRIPLIVRAPGGAAGAVVDDLVSGVDFFATCVDYAGQPSVPSVEGDSFAPVVSDPSHTLDRPVFSEMQPWCMVREGAFKLVVEKEGFEATHLFDLESDPYEMNNLLGDPANAEKQAHLYDVLQNWYRRVKR
- a CDS encoding ion channel: MERSNSKGPDLKFWEYFSTYKYTILALSVVFLFFAMPLLDRAGQDFARFLFLMLLATVLWTLGLPRWLLTLCLVPGLMGFGFHLLIHNIDLSGAVFRVFEMAKMGTYTLFYGICLLIFLHRIFSETTVTIDSIQGGIAIYFLSGVLWAFLYQTLLLFDPDAILFSDHVLGAFSDLIYFSFITMTTLGYGDIMPISRMAKNLAVLEAVWGQTYLAVLVARLVGLHLSGSGRFN
- the ppk1 gene encoding polyphosphate kinase 1; protein product: MDLGDTSLYFNRELSWLRFNQRVLQEARTPENPLLERVKFLGIVANNLDEFFEVRVAGLLQQVEAGISDYGPDGLLPEEQFSAISKEAHRMVDEQYACWNDELLPALRDADVHIRTISTLSDREKSFLDDYCHAELYPVLTPLTISPAHPLPRLINKALCIALLLKNREGETLLGVVQVPRLLPRLIRLPREEDSQRIDFVFLADIVQAHIPELFRGYQILDSAAFRITRNSDLYLDEEAIDDLLLAIEDELQNRRKGDTVRLEIEADASRALVKRLQSTYSLKDNQIYQVNGPVNLNRLMGLYSATPRPDLKYSPYHPPDQTYEEVDTLFDQIKQKDILLHHPYDAFTPVVQFVNSAATDPDVLAIKQTLYRTSEDSPVIDALIRAAEAGKEVTVVVELKARFDEASNIRWARRLQDAGVCVVYGVVGLKTHCKLSLLVRRESNNGLRRYAHIGTGNYNPSTARLYTDLGLFTAREDITNDVAEVFNLLTTQSAHPQVSKFLIAPSTMLDSILQKIDREIHHARKGRTARIVAKMNSLQDPKVIRALYRASQNGVQIDLIVRGICCLRAGVPGISDNIRVRSIIGRFLEHSRVYYFENDGNPDVYIGSADWMPRNLRRRVETLCPIEDPDLITRIKSELLSTCFADNVKSREILPDGTHRHIAPAQNESAFCMHDMLMNLSLGEPVDIPDFFAQTPSSIESTAAT